Genomic window (Asticcacaulis excentricus CB 48):
CCTCATTTTGGTGATAAAGTCTTTACATGACCTGGGATGGTTGGGGTCAGTCAGCGGCAAGCCTGCAGGGTCAAGTTTTGGCGAAAATCAACAAGAGTACGTCAGGGATTAAATTAATGCCGCGCCACGAGCTAATCTATTCTCGATCGATGTGATTGGACTAAATTGGTTTTGAAGGGTAGGGTGAGGCGTTCGCAAGGATGGGTTCAATCAATGCCGCAGGAAAAACGTGTCGCCGAAGCAATGGAAGCTATGAACTGGTATTCTGAGAAGAAGCAAACCAGTCAAACCTCTGTGCGCGAAGCCCTTCGAGCAACCGGTGCGTACACAGCTAAAGGCACTGTTAAGCAGGCACCGAGCGCGAACTCGTAATTAAAGTGCGATCAACTTGAGTCGGCACGCTACTTCCTTTGTCCTCGGTTACCACGGCTGTCGGCGAGAAGTCGCCGCACGGATCATAGCTGGCGGCTTAGACCTTGATCATAGTGATAAAGATTACGATTGGTTGGGCTCAGGAGCCTATTTCTGGGAATCTGACTTCCACCGCGCCAGCGAGTGGGCGGAGTTTAAATTCAAAAGTGAAGCCGCCGTCATCGGTGCTGTAATTGATTTAGGCAATTGCCTAGACCTCGTGAACCGCCATGACCTGGAAGTGGTGAGGGCTGCGCATGGCAAATTTCTTGATTTTTGCACCAGCACCCAATCTCCTGTGCCCCAGAATTTGGATCTGCGGGCGGATCCTCATGGCGATAAACTTCTCAGGAAGCTGGATTGCGCGGTAATCAATTTCCTCAACAATTCTCTCGATGCCTACGATAAAACAACAGCCTATGACACGGTGCGAGGCATGTTTGTCGAAGGCGGCGCATTGTACGACGGGAGTGGATTTCGAGAGAAAAGCCATGTTCAAATCGCCGTTCGGAACAACAACGTCATTAAAGGCTATTTCGTACCGCGTATTGCTTGATTCATCGGCTAGTGTGTTCACTCACTGAGGAAAGCCTGTTGAGTTTCACCAGAAAATGACCCTTTGAAGTTTGAAATTTTCGTTTCAGATTGACCCTCATCTTGGTGATAAAGTCTTCACAGGACTTGGGATGGTTTGGGTCAGTCAGCGGCAAACCTGCAGTGTCAAGTTTTGGCGAAAATCAACAGTTTGCACCATCAGAAGGCCTCCCCGTTGTCATCACATGATGCAGTGGCCGATGGAACATCCGGCTTTGCCGCTTTCTTGGTAGCCAACCTTACCCGTTGTGGCAGGTTCTGGGTGTCGAGCATCAGGCCCACTTCATCCTTCGCCCCATCGAGTAGGCCCCCGAGGCGGGACGGCTCACCAAGCACAACCAGAACCATGGCAAGTACACCGAGCGAAATGCCATGGTCGCCGGACTCAAGCCTGCGAACCGTGGAAACATTGATCCCGGCGCCTTCGGCAAGCCGAGCCTGAGTGATGCTGCGACGCTTTCGGGCCGCGGCAATATCAGCGCCCAGCTTCTTGAGTTCGTTTTGAGCCCTGATCGACGGGAGATTTGTCTTTTTCATAATGATGCTTAAATACACGATTAAATCCAATAAAGCTATATTTATGCACTATTATTACCTCCACCCTTAGGCTTTTGGGGCCTTAGGCTGACGAAGCAGCTCAAAACGCGCCGCCATTCCGTTGAGAATGTCTCGGGAGTGCCACCCTGTAAATTCGCGCGCAATTCTGGCCCTCTAGAGGTGGATTTTCGCATCCAACTCGGCCCCGTAGACTACGCAATTCCGTTGTAAAGTCTGTGTCTTAGAAGATTAAACTGGACACGAAAAAGGTGTGTTTTGAATGCGATTTGACACGTTCCATCAAACCATCCAAATGTCTACCTGAACAACAAAATGTACCCTGTACAAAAAAAACAAACAAAATTTATCGCGACCGAAATAAAAAACATCAAACTACTTCCCTCAAGCTCACCGTAAAACCAAGGGGGTAACGTATATCTTTTTTTTAAATACTGCCGTATATGTATTGTAAATTGTTAAAAAAAAACAAGAACACAACAACGAATTTATTGGTAAAAAAATCGGAAATGCTCACTTGCATTCTCCTTCATCTCCGGAGGCAGAGTCGATTGCATACGAATATACGATTTTTAATATACCGCGGGTGCCTGAAGTATGAGGCAGAACTCCACCTACGAGTTTCGACGTAATTACACACGTCCCTGGCAGAATGGCTACGCGAGGCTGAAGTTTCCGTCGACGAGTCTGCGGATGGCGGCATAGGGGGTTTCGCCGCTCAGGCGCGCGGTTCCTGTGATGGACCTGTAGCCGGCATGGATGTCGGCTCCCCATTGGGATCGGAAGCCGTTGGTCACTTTGCGGAAGACGACGGAGGGTCTGATCTCGCGTTCCGAGATATTGTTGGTCGGCGGCACATTTCTATTGGTCATGAAGACGAAGAACTTTGTCCGCCAACCCTTGATCTGCTTTTTCAAATACGCGCCCGCGGGATGGGCCGCCGGCAATGCCAAAAGCTGATCAAGTTTGTCATCGGCCCTGGCGGCGTAAGCCCGCAGAGTGTTGTCTTTCAGATCCGGACGACGTTTGCCAACCCGGATGCACCATCGCAGGTGATCCCGGATCTTTGGAGCGAAGACACTGTCACCACTGTCGATGGCATATTGGATATCGCGCAAAACATGGGCGAGGCAGACCTGGTGGTCTTTCGCCAACTCTTGCTGGCCACCATACCGATCGCTCACCCAAACGTCCGGATAATGACCGGCCATGACGTCCTGCGGGACCGACTTCGCCCGGCTGGGGGCGATTTTATGTAAAACCGCCTTTTCCGAAGAGAAGCTCCATTGCCATTGGGTGACGCCGCTGACGCGGGTGGTGGTTTCGTCGGACGCGACGATGGAGGCGGTGCGCAGCCTGGCCGTGATCGCTTCACAGGCCGTTGCCATCTTGCCTTTGAGGCTTTTGAAAATATTGCCGATACCGCCTTCGGATATCTTCAGGCCGAACAATTCACTCATAATCCGCGAAAGTCGTTCGAAGCTGACGTGATGGGAATGATGCAGATACATGACCAGCGAACGGATGCCCGGGCCGAACGGCGAACCTGTTGGCATGGATTGCGGCGCAGGGGCTCGAAAGCGTTTCCCGCACCGGCAACGACCACCCATCAACTCGACCCGCGTCACCACGGGCTGGATGGGCGGCAGATCAATATGGTCGTAGCGACAACGGACATGTTGGGAAAGCCCGGAGACATCGGCGTGGCAGTGCCGACACTCCGACGCAAAAACCCGCTCCGTTCGGTTCGGTGTCTCGGCCAAGCGGCGCGAAACGCCCGGGCGCGACGGCCGCGGCTTCTTCCCGCCTCCACCAGAGCGGTTCCCTTTGCCGGGGCCGTCGCTCGATGGCGGTTGATGTGAATTTTTCGACGTCTTGCGCGGCTTGCCGCCACGTTGTTCAAGGTCTTTCAGGCGCCTGACCAAATCCTCGATCATCGCCCCTTGCTGGCGCAGAAGTTCGGCCTGTTCCGCAATTAGCGCGTCTTTTTCTTTATCTGAAAGAGGGCGAAGCGGAGGTCGAATCATGCCCCCATGGATTCAGAACTCGAGTCACCGCGCAAGCCCCATTCCGCCAACCACGTGTGCAGTTACGTTTCGACATGTAAGCCAAACTCAGTTCTTTTGCCACAGCGTTTATTGCCGAGTCTTTTCCGCCTTGTCCGTAGGCGCTCATAACATTACCCACTGACTCTGCGGCGCCACCAATTTCATGGCTATGCCGATATACTTCTCATCTCTTCAGTCGATCAAGATTAGATCCGTTTTACCTAGCTGGCCAAGGAGTCAATTGTCCCCCCCCTGTAATCGGAATGCTAACCCTTTTGTGTCAGGCTTAACGGACAAGGATGCAAAGCGTGGTGCGGGAGACGACATGAACGGGCTGAGCGTAGAGATAACGAGCCCCTCGCAGCTATCCGACTTGGAACGTCAACTGTGGGCCGATGCCGTCTCTAGCCATCCGGCCCTCGACAGCCCCTATTGCACGCTGGCCTATGTCGAGGCCCTGTTCCCGGTTGTGCCTCAGGCGCGCCTAATCCGCATCCGGCGAAACGACCGCACCGTGGGCTTCCTGGCGCTACAGATGCGCGGGCGGGTGGCGCAGCCGCTGGGCGCGCCTCTGACCGATTTCCATAGCCTGATCACATTGCCCAATGTTGACATTGACCTGCGCGCTGTCCTGCGAGCGCTGGACTTACACCGGTTCGAAGTCAGCGGCTGGTTAGGTGCTGACAGCGCCTTCACCGCAGGCGACGTACGTGAGCGGCTTTATGTCGATCTGACGGGCGGGTTTGAGACCTATTATACTGAACAACGCCACCAGCAGAAAAAGTTCTTTCGTAACGCGGAACGCTGCCGCCGTAATCTGGACGCCGCCTATCCGGAACTGGGGTTTTCGTGGGAAGCCGCGTCCGAGGCCATTATCGATTGGGTGATTGCCCGCAAACGCGATCAGTATGCCCGTACCGGCCTGCACGATGTGTTTGCCTGCGGCTGGACTCGTGAGGTGCTGTACGCCCTGGCTCAGAATAAGAACAGCGCCCTGCGGCTGATGGCGGGCGTTTATCGGAATGGCACGGAGGTTATCGCCGCCGAGATCGGCCTTTGCACCCCCGACGACCTGCACCTGTGGTTCCCGGCCTATGACCGCAGCGCCGCGCGCCACAGCCCCGGCATCCTCTTGTCGCTTGATATACTGAAGGCCGCCGCGTCGGAGGGTATCAAGCGCGTGGATTTCGGCTGTGCGGATG
Coding sequences:
- a CDS encoding helix-turn-helix domain-containing protein is translated as MYLSIIMKKTNLPSIRAQNELKKLGADIAAARKRRSITQARLAEGAGINVSTVRRLESGDHGISLGVLAMVLVVLGEPSRLGGLLDGAKDEVGLMLDTQNLPQRVRLATKKAAKPDVPSATASCDDNGEAF
- the tnpC gene encoding IS66 family transposase: MIRPPLRPLSDKEKDALIAEQAELLRQQGAMIEDLVRRLKDLEQRGGKPRKTSKNSHQPPSSDGPGKGNRSGGGGKKPRPSRPGVSRRLAETPNRTERVFASECRHCHADVSGLSQHVRCRYDHIDLPPIQPVVTRVELMGGRCRCGKRFRAPAPQSMPTGSPFGPGIRSLVMYLHHSHHVSFERLSRIMSELFGLKISEGGIGNIFKSLKGKMATACEAITARLRTASIVASDETTTRVSGVTQWQWSFSSEKAVLHKIAPSRAKSVPQDVMAGHYPDVWVSDRYGGQQELAKDHQVCLAHVLRDIQYAIDSGDSVFAPKIRDHLRWCIRVGKRRPDLKDNTLRAYAARADDKLDQLLALPAAHPAGAYLKKQIKGWRTKFFVFMTNRNVPPTNNISEREIRPSVVFRKVTNGFRSQWGADIHAGYRSITGTARLSGETPYAAIRRLVDGNFSLA
- a CDS encoding GNAT family N-acetyltransferase encodes the protein MNGLSVEITSPSQLSDLERQLWADAVSSHPALDSPYCTLAYVEALFPVVPQARLIRIRRNDRTVGFLALQMRGRVAQPLGAPLTDFHSLITLPNVDIDLRAVLRALDLHRFEVSGWLGADSAFTAGDVRERLYVDLTGGFETYYTEQRHQQKKFFRNAERCRRNLDAAYPELGFSWEAASEAIIDWVIARKRDQYARTGLHDVFACGWTREVLYALAQNKNSALRLMAGVYRNGTEVIAAEIGLCTPDDLHLWFPAYDRSAARHSPGILLSLDILKAAASEGIKRVDFGCADEPYKLSMTTHKTPCYAGYVVSKKSIELPARFDPFLKPRLMIMRACEVHLAGQVRAGWQLGRRLVARTRVGFVTFLSLLGAMAAAMLVAEAW